One genomic region from Motacilla alba alba isolate MOTALB_02 chromosome 5, Motacilla_alba_V1.0_pri, whole genome shotgun sequence encodes:
- the RAG2 gene encoding V(D)J recombination-activating protein 2 gives MQKSVPFHGMAQSTDRMSLQMVSTFSNSSLLQPGFSLLNFDGHVFFFGQKGWPKRSCPTGVFLLDIKQNELKMKPVFFSKDSCYLPPLRYPALCTLRSNARADEYQYIIHGGKTPNNDLSDKIYFISLVSKTSKKMTFQCIEKDLGGDVPEARYGHSINVVHSRGKSMSVLFGGRSYTPLAQRTTETWNSVVDCLPSVFLIDFEFGCCTSYMLPELQDGLSFHVSIARDDTIYILGGHSLQNNTRSPNLYKLKIDLPLGSPAVTCTILPGGISVSSAIVTQVSDNEFVLVGGYHSENQKRLACNTIVLEDGKIEIVESVGPEWTPDIKHCRMWFGCDMGKGSVLLGIPGANKQIIPDANYFYILRCKGAEEDKEEELITQTCSQTSSEDPGDSTPFEDSEEFCFSAEANSFDADDADTYNEDDEEDESETGYWITCCASCNIDINTWVPFYSTELNKPAMILCSSGTGHWVHAQCMDLSETMLLRLSEANVKYFCNKHVDINKGLQTPQKVACLKKPPMKPLRKKKTMKLSTSAKKSFLRRLFE, from the exons ATGCAGAAAAGTGTGCCATT tcaCGGTATGGCCCAGTCAACAGACAGAATGTCGCTGCAGATGGTATCCACTTTCAGTAACTCATCCTTGCTTCAGCCAGGCTTCTCTCTCCTGAATTTTGATggacatgttttcttttttggtcaAAAAGGATGGCCAAAGAGATCCTGCCCCACTGGTGTTTTCCTTCTCGATATAAAGCAGAATGAGCTCAAAATGAAACCTGTCTTCTTCTCTAAAGACTCATGTTACCTTCCCCCTCTTCGCTACCCTGCTCTTTGCACCCTCAGAAGCAATGCAAGGGCTGATGAGTACCAGTATATCATCCATGGTGGTAAAACACCTAACAATGACCTTTCTGATAAGATTTACTTTATAAGTTTGGTAAGCAAAACTAGCAAGAAAATGACATTCCAATGCATTGAGAAAGACCTGGGTGGAGACGTGCCTGAAGCTAGATATGGGCATTCAATTAATGTAGTTCATAGCCGGGGGAAAAGCATGAGTGTTCTGTTTGGAGGGAGGTCGTATACTCCTCTTGCACAGAGAACCACTGAAACATGGAACAGTGTAGTCGACTGTTTGCCATCTGTGTTTCTCATTGATTTTGAGTTTGGATGCTGTACATCATATATGCTTCCAGAGCTTCAAGACGGACTTTCTTTCCACGTCTCAATTGCCAGAGATGATACAATCTACATCTTGGGAGGCCACTCACTTCAAAATAACACCAGGTCCCCCAACTTGTACAAGCTAAAAATTGAtctgcccctgggcagcccgGCTGTGACCTGCACCATCCTGCCAGGGGGGATATCAGTGTCAAGTGCCATAGTGACCCAGGTCAGTGACAATGAATTTGTCCTTGTCGGTGGCTATCACTCAGAAAACCAGAAACGGCTGGCGTGTAACACCATAGTTCTGGAAGATGGTAAGATAGAGATTGTTGAAAGTGTGGGCCCAGAGTGGACACCAGATATTAAACACTGCAGGATGTGGTTTGGCTGTGATATGGGTAAAGGGTCTGTGTTGCTGGGCATTCCAGGAGCCAACAAACAAATAATCCCAGATGCAAACTACTTCTACATTTTGAGATGCAAAGGAGCAGAAGAGGACAAGGAAGAAGAATTGATAACACAAACTTGCAGTCAGACATCAAGTGAAGACCCTGGAGACTCCACTCCATTTGAAGATTCGGAGGAGTTTTGTTTTAGTGCTGAAGCCAATAGCTTTGATGCTGACGATGCTGATACTTAcaatgaagatgatgaagaagatGAATCAGAAACAGGCTACTGGATCACCTGCTGTGCCAGTTGCAATATTGACATCAACACCTGGGTCCCTTTCTATTCAACAGAGCTCAACAAGCCTGCAATGATCCTGTGCTCCAGTGGGACTGGCCACTGGGTCCACGCACAGTGCATGGATCTCTCAGAGACCATGCTTCTACGTCTCTCAGAAGCAAATGTCAAGTATTTCTGCAACAAGCACGTTGACATTAATAAAGGGCTACAAACTCCCCAAAAGGTGGCGTGCCTGAAAAAGCCACCCATGAAACCATTGCgcaaaaagaaaaccatgaaGTTATCAACATCAGCGAAAAAGTCCTTTCTTCGGAGACTCTTTGAATAG